One genomic window of Marinobacter adhaerens HP15 includes the following:
- a CDS encoding polysaccharide deacetylase family protein: MPLKAFLKITLAVAVMSTATSARADLVVLQYHHVSDSTPPATSTSVSLFEGQLDMISDLELDVVDLQEGTEKTLAGTDEQGNRIAITFDDAYDSVYHTAAPLLAEKAYPYTIFVNTEAVGRTGYMTWDQIRELAERPGVTIANHSADHGHLARKPNESQSDWQARVTSSLDSAQATLSRELKAPAPMFAYPYGEFDEALERKVTERGWYGFGQQSGAIGQQTEKTRLPRFPMANAYGQLGSLENKLRSKAFPVDTGTLPDGVISENPPTLVFPLVDPIDANRLTCFASGQGRIDFNVTDGNVAVEAPKAFNSRRFRYNCTHPASDGSYYWLSQQWLDLSRPED; encoded by the coding sequence ATGCCGCTCAAAGCATTCCTGAAAATTACCCTGGCTGTCGCGGTTATGTCGACCGCAACCTCGGCCCGGGCAGACCTCGTTGTCCTGCAGTATCATCATGTCAGTGATTCAACGCCGCCCGCGACCAGCACGTCTGTATCCCTGTTCGAGGGCCAGCTGGACATGATCTCGGATCTGGAGCTGGACGTTGTGGATCTACAGGAAGGCACCGAAAAAACGCTGGCCGGTACCGATGAACAAGGTAATCGCATCGCCATTACCTTCGATGACGCCTACGACTCCGTCTACCATACGGCGGCACCGCTGCTGGCCGAAAAGGCCTACCCCTACACGATTTTTGTAAATACAGAAGCCGTTGGCCGAACCGGCTACATGACCTGGGATCAGATTCGGGAGTTGGCCGAACGACCGGGCGTAACCATTGCCAACCACAGCGCTGACCATGGGCATCTTGCCCGTAAACCGAACGAAAGTCAGAGTGACTGGCAAGCCAGGGTTACCAGCAGTCTCGACTCAGCCCAGGCGACCCTCTCAAGGGAATTGAAGGCGCCTGCCCCCATGTTTGCGTACCCTTATGGCGAGTTCGACGAAGCACTGGAGCGCAAAGTGACTGAGCGGGGCTGGTACGGTTTTGGCCAGCAATCTGGCGCCATCGGCCAACAAACCGAGAAAACCCGATTGCCGCGTTTCCCGATGGCAAACGCCTACGGCCAGTTGGGAAGCCTTGAAAACAAGCTTCGCAGCAAAGCCTTCCCTGTTGATACCGGCACGCTGCCGGACGGGGTGATTTCGGAGAATCCGCCGACCCTGGTTTTCCCGCTGGTTGATCCCATTGATGCCAACAGGTTGACCTGCTTCGCCTCCGGCCAGGGACGTATCGACTTTAACGTGACTGATGGCAATGTAGCGGTAGAGGCCCCTAAAGCCTTCAATAGCAGAAGATTCCGTTACAACTGCACCCACCCTGCAAGCGATGGCAGCTACTACTGGCTGTCGCAACAGTGGCTGGATCTTAGCAGGCCAGAGGACTGA
- the ccoO gene encoding cytochrome-c oxidase, cbb3-type subunit II: MKHEIVEKNLGLMIVLIVLVISGGFLAEIVPLFFQKSVNEPVEGLEPLSAVELEGRDIYIREGCHVCHTQQIRPFRAETERYGHYSVAGEFVYDRPFLWGSKRTGPDLARVGGRYSDAWQRQHLYNPRSVVPESNMPAFPWLFEDKVDHTKTAAKMETLQTLGVPYTDEQIAEASAQVEGKFEIEALVAYLQQLGTVISERR, encoded by the coding sequence AAAGAACCTTGGTCTGATGATCGTACTGATCGTCCTGGTCATCAGTGGCGGCTTTCTGGCGGAAATAGTGCCGCTGTTCTTCCAGAAGAGTGTGAATGAGCCTGTCGAAGGCCTTGAGCCCCTCAGTGCTGTTGAGCTGGAAGGCAGGGACATCTACATTCGCGAAGGCTGCCACGTTTGTCATACCCAGCAGATCCGTCCGTTCCGTGCGGAGACTGAGCGGTATGGCCACTACTCCGTTGCGGGCGAGTTTGTTTATGACCGCCCGTTCCTGTGGGGATCCAAGCGCACCGGTCCGGATCTGGCCCGTGTAGGCGGTCGCTATTCGGACGCCTGGCAACGCCAGCATCTCTATAACCCGCGCAGCGTGGTTCCCGAATCAAACATGCCGGCCTTCCCGTGGCTGTTTGAGGACAAGGTAGACCACACCAAGACTGCTGCGAAGATGGAGACACTGCAAACACTTGGCGTGCCCTACACCGATGAGCAGATTGCCGAGGCGTCCGCTCAAGTGGAAGGCAAATTTGAAATCGAGGCTCTGGTCGCTTACCTGCAACAACTGGGCACAGTGATTTCAGAAAGACGGTGA
- a CDS encoding FixH family protein has translation MTTETPVAPWYRQPWFWFLLIFPGASIIYCAVAITIAINTENSMVTDDWSKEGRGINMSIARDQKAADLGMEAQIDFQNRNVTVNLSTVEGPADFPYLILNLFHPTLSDKDRTVQFQQIAPGRFAGKLHSDIDGRWYYDLRGPANEWRLKGETWLPSESGITIKAGESAQG, from the coding sequence ATGACTACTGAAACACCCGTTGCACCCTGGTATCGCCAGCCCTGGTTCTGGTTCCTCCTGATTTTCCCGGGTGCGTCCATCATTTATTGCGCCGTTGCGATTACCATCGCTATCAACACGGAAAACTCAATGGTGACAGACGACTGGTCCAAGGAAGGTCGTGGGATCAACATGTCCATCGCGAGGGACCAGAAGGCCGCGGACCTTGGCATGGAAGCCCAGATTGACTTTCAGAACCGAAACGTCACGGTCAACCTGAGTACCGTGGAAGGTCCCGCGGACTTCCCGTATCTGATTCTCAACCTGTTCCATCCGACCCTCTCGGACAAAGACCGCACTGTCCAGTTCCAGCAGATCGCTCCTGGCCGGTTTGCCGGGAAACTGCACAGTGACATCGATGGTCGCTGGTACTATGACCTCAGAGGTCCCGCCAATGAGTGGCGCCTTAAGGGTGAAACCTGGTTACCTTCTGAAAGCGGCATTACCATCAAGGCCGGGGAGTCTGCCCAAGGTTGA
- the ccoG gene encoding cytochrome c oxidase accessory protein CcoG, producing MSSEIPVKQVDPSSDPSDNNNKSGTVELYASRKKIYVKEVKGFFQRIRNVSLLLLMGMYFAFVWFTLDGQPLIHFDLPAREFHLYGATFYPKDFILLSGMLIISAFGLFFITTLFGRVWCGYTCPQTVWTFIFMWVEERIEGSRNKRMKLDKAPSSANKIAKKSAKHAVWLLIALATGLTFVGYFYPIRELITDLFTLQANGWAYFWVAFFTVATYLNAGWMREQVCLYMCPYARFQSVMFDPNTRVVSYDPNRGEPRGGRKKGVDPAEAGLGDCIDCGQCVQVCPTGIDIRDGLQYECIGCALCIDACDEIMDKMNYPRGLIRYTTENELEGKTSKLLRPRTFGYGAVLSLMIAAIIFTIATRVPAQMDALRDRGALFSFNGEGRIENSYTLKIANMTEVPQTFSLSVTGMEGIRILTDSSVTVESGENRALPTVVDVPPESITESNNDILFRAQSESDSSLSLETESRFVGPTR from the coding sequence ATGAGCAGTGAGATTCCGGTCAAACAGGTTGACCCATCCTCTGACCCCTCCGACAACAACAATAAATCCGGAACCGTCGAGCTATACGCCAGCCGTAAGAAAATTTACGTCAAGGAAGTCAAAGGCTTCTTCCAACGCATCCGTAATGTCAGTCTTTTGCTGCTGATGGGGATGTACTTTGCGTTTGTCTGGTTCACCCTGGACGGACAACCACTGATTCATTTCGATCTCCCCGCCCGTGAATTCCACCTTTACGGGGCGACTTTCTACCCGAAAGATTTTATCTTGCTCTCGGGAATGCTGATTATCAGCGCTTTTGGTCTGTTTTTCATTACCACGCTATTTGGCCGGGTCTGGTGTGGCTACACTTGCCCCCAAACCGTATGGACCTTCATATTCATGTGGGTTGAGGAGCGTATTGAAGGCAGCCGAAACAAAAGGATGAAGCTGGATAAAGCTCCCAGCTCAGCAAACAAAATCGCCAAGAAATCCGCCAAGCACGCGGTGTGGTTGCTCATAGCCCTGGCTACCGGGCTAACCTTTGTCGGCTATTTCTACCCGATTCGGGAATTGATTACCGATCTGTTTACCCTGCAGGCCAATGGTTGGGCCTATTTCTGGGTTGCCTTTTTCACCGTAGCCACCTACCTCAACGCCGGGTGGATGCGTGAGCAGGTTTGTCTGTACATGTGCCCTTATGCCCGTTTCCAGTCGGTCATGTTCGATCCCAATACCCGTGTGGTCTCTTACGATCCCAACCGCGGCGAGCCCCGGGGCGGACGAAAGAAAGGCGTGGATCCTGCGGAAGCGGGCCTGGGGGACTGTATCGACTGCGGTCAGTGCGTTCAGGTCTGCCCCACCGGCATTGATATCAGAGATGGCCTCCAGTACGAGTGTATCGGCTGCGCCCTTTGCATCGATGCCTGTGACGAGATCATGGACAAGATGAATTACCCCAGGGGCCTGATCCGCTACACCACGGAAAACGAGCTGGAGGGCAAAACCTCGAAGCTCCTGCGGCCCAGAACCTTTGGCTACGGCGCCGTGCTGTCTTTGATGATTGCAGCAATCATATTCACGATTGCCACCCGGGTCCCGGCCCAGATGGATGCTCTGCGTGATCGCGGCGCGCTGTTCAGCTTCAATGGCGAGGGTCGTATCGAGAACTCCTACACCCTCAAAATCGCCAACATGACAGAGGTTCCTCAAACCTTCTCCCTGTCGGTGACCGGGATGGAGGGAATTCGTATCCTGACTGACAGCTCGGTGACCGTAGAGAGTGGCGAGAACCGCGCGCTGCCCACTGTTGTCGATGTGCCGCCGGAATCCATTACCGAATCCAATAACGACATTCTGTTCAGGGCTCAATCAGAGTCAGATTCTTCACTGAGCCTGGAAACCGAAAGTCGATTCGTCGGTCCAACGCGCTGA
- a CDS encoding sulfite exporter TauE/SafE family protein: protein MSPELYLSYPSAFLIGLLGSTHCLGMCGGISASLSMALPVGRGFRVRQTVMLLAFNFGRIGSYVLIATLVALASTTAASQWSTAGLVLRSLAGVLLIFMGLSMGQWWQGIRYVERVGAPVWARLSPLTRRFLPVNHGGQALALGALWGWLPCGLVYSTLGWAALQPTVGSAALTMLFFGLGTLPSMLATGFAANWIRGLQSHQLFRKVTGGLLILFGLWTLPFLHLFGH from the coding sequence ATGAGCCCGGAACTTTACCTCAGCTATCCGAGCGCCTTTCTCATAGGACTCCTTGGTAGCACGCACTGCCTTGGCATGTGTGGCGGCATCAGCGCTTCCCTCTCAATGGCACTGCCTGTAGGCCGGGGTTTCCGGGTACGACAGACGGTCATGCTGCTGGCGTTCAACTTTGGGCGCATCGGTAGCTATGTGCTGATCGCCACACTGGTCGCGCTGGCCAGTACCACGGCGGCCAGTCAGTGGAGCACGGCCGGTCTTGTGCTTCGCAGCCTGGCCGGGGTTTTGCTGATCTTCATGGGATTATCCATGGGGCAATGGTGGCAGGGTATTCGTTACGTCGAACGGGTCGGCGCTCCAGTCTGGGCTCGTCTCTCTCCCCTGACCCGTCGCTTCCTGCCGGTAAATCACGGGGGACAGGCGCTTGCCCTCGGAGCACTCTGGGGCTGGCTGCCCTGCGGGCTGGTTTACAGCACTCTCGGATGGGCAGCGCTACAACCGACGGTGGGCTCGGCAGCACTAACCATGCTGTTTTTCGGGCTTGGTACCCTTCCTTCCATGCTCGCAACAGGTTTTGCGGCCAACTGGATCCGAGGCTTGCAGAGCCACCAGTTGTTCCGGAAGGTCACCGGTGGACTGCTTATCCTCTTCGGGCTATGGACCCTGCCTTTCCTGCATCTGTTCGGACACTAG
- a CDS encoding heavy metal translocating P-type ATPase, which translates to MTHLDCFHCGEPADGEPPITLELDGTTHHFCCQGCKAVCQTIHSEGLTGFYDFRTEPAVTPKQLTNAEVNRLRELDHPLVQESFVAPVKGAQEAQLLIGGITCAACIWLLENHMKQQTGVVSFSVNHTTQRARLVWSQDQAPLSDLLIAIHELGYTARPYQADEAEQALKAEHRSMLIRVAIAGIGSFQSMMLAFPLYFELVNDLSPEFVSFFRWFSLLVATPVVLYSAAPFFRNARRDIQSRHLTMDVPVAIAIGLAYLASAWVTIVGGDEVYFESVCMFTFFLLLGRYIEVQARYRAGLTGNALAGFQPTVATLVSGDDTDIVPAHQIRPGDIVRVRPGETLPVDGEIVRGESTLNEAALTGEYLPETRYPGDTVHAGSVNGENPLDVRVVKAGAQTRLSGILRVLDRVQSEKPQVAMMADRMAGKFVGRVLILAPVVWIGWWLAGADNAFDITLSVLVVTCPCALSLATPTAITSATVRLRRLGFLPTRGHTLESMNTIDTVVFDKTGTLTRGELSLTGIDIVGSMDETTCLKLAAGLEKYSEHPIARVFHRRDTAAVENVENHVGGGLSGQLGERPLFIGHRGFVQQHVSTPAPSAEPHQGMEIWLASDREWLACFRLDDQPRADARAAIRALQDAGIRTLLLSGDRSGHVEQVAGMLGIDEAIGQASPEEKLAVLQKLESEGRHIMMVGDGLNDLPSMAGAGISVAMGTAADLTQLKADAVLLNGQLLQLVEALKTSRQTRRIIRQNLWWALAYNVCALPLAAAGMVPPWLAAIGMSLSSLVVVLNALRLGKAPAQPHQDNPPVGAQALS; encoded by the coding sequence TTGACGCACCTGGATTGCTTCCATTGCGGTGAGCCGGCTGACGGTGAGCCGCCCATTACCCTCGAGCTTGATGGCACAACCCACCACTTCTGCTGTCAGGGCTGCAAAGCGGTTTGCCAGACGATTCACAGCGAGGGTCTGACCGGTTTTTACGATTTCCGGACTGAACCGGCAGTCACGCCAAAGCAACTGACCAACGCCGAAGTGAACCGCCTGAGGGAACTGGATCACCCCCTGGTTCAGGAGTCCTTCGTGGCGCCAGTAAAAGGCGCACAGGAAGCTCAGTTGCTGATTGGCGGCATCACCTGCGCTGCCTGTATCTGGCTGCTTGAAAATCACATGAAGCAGCAAACTGGTGTCGTATCTTTTTCGGTGAATCACACCACACAGCGTGCCCGCCTGGTCTGGTCCCAGGATCAAGCGCCTCTGAGCGACCTTTTGATTGCCATCCATGAGCTTGGCTATACGGCTCGCCCCTATCAGGCAGACGAGGCAGAACAAGCCCTGAAGGCGGAACACCGTTCCATGCTGATCAGGGTCGCCATCGCGGGCATCGGCTCTTTCCAGAGCATGATGCTGGCATTTCCGTTGTACTTTGAACTGGTCAATGATCTCTCACCGGAGTTTGTCAGTTTTTTCCGCTGGTTCAGCCTGCTGGTCGCCACTCCAGTGGTTCTCTACAGCGCCGCCCCCTTTTTCCGGAACGCTCGCCGGGACATCCAGAGCCGGCACCTGACCATGGATGTGCCGGTTGCCATTGCAATCGGACTGGCCTACCTCGCCAGTGCCTGGGTAACAATAGTTGGCGGGGACGAAGTCTACTTCGAGTCCGTGTGCATGTTTACATTCTTCCTGCTGTTGGGTCGTTATATTGAAGTGCAGGCCCGCTACCGAGCCGGCCTGACCGGAAACGCCCTTGCGGGGTTCCAGCCGACCGTTGCCACACTGGTGAGCGGTGACGATACGGACATAGTCCCGGCGCATCAGATTCGCCCGGGAGATATCGTTCGGGTTCGACCCGGTGAAACTTTGCCAGTGGATGGAGAAATCGTGCGGGGCGAGTCCACCCTGAACGAAGCCGCGTTGACGGGAGAGTATCTGCCCGAAACCCGTTACCCCGGGGATACGGTTCATGCCGGCAGTGTGAACGGCGAAAACCCACTTGATGTCCGGGTGGTAAAAGCGGGTGCTCAAACGCGGCTGTCCGGTATTCTCCGGGTGTTGGATCGGGTGCAATCTGAAAAGCCCCAGGTCGCAATGATGGCGGACCGGATGGCGGGGAAATTTGTGGGACGGGTACTGATACTGGCACCCGTTGTCTGGATTGGCTGGTGGCTGGCAGGCGCTGATAATGCCTTCGACATCACCCTTTCGGTACTGGTGGTCACCTGCCCCTGTGCTCTGTCGCTGGCGACGCCCACCGCGATCACCTCCGCCACCGTCAGGCTGCGCCGTCTCGGGTTTCTGCCCACTCGGGGCCACACCCTCGAATCAATGAACACCATCGATACCGTGGTGTTCGACAAAACCGGGACATTGACCCGCGGCGAACTCAGCCTGACCGGAATCGATATTGTTGGCAGCATGGATGAAACAACCTGCCTGAAGCTCGCCGCCGGGCTCGAGAAATATTCCGAGCATCCCATCGCCCGCGTATTCCATCGGCGTGACACCGCAGCCGTCGAAAACGTAGAAAACCACGTCGGTGGGGGTCTCTCTGGCCAGCTGGGAGAAAGGCCGTTGTTCATCGGCCACCGGGGTTTTGTCCAACAGCATGTCAGTACACCCGCGCCCAGCGCCGAACCTCACCAGGGCATGGAGATCTGGCTCGCTTCGGATCGCGAGTGGCTGGCCTGCTTTCGGTTGGACGACCAACCCCGAGCCGATGCCCGTGCGGCGATCAGAGCTCTTCAGGACGCTGGTATTCGCACATTGCTCCTGAGTGGCGACCGGTCCGGACATGTTGAGCAGGTAGCAGGCATGCTGGGCATTGACGAAGCGATCGGGCAGGCCTCTCCCGAAGAAAAACTGGCGGTACTGCAGAAACTTGAATCTGAAGGCAGGCACATCATGATGGTCGGCGACGGGCTGAACGATCTTCCGTCCATGGCCGGAGCGGGAATCTCGGTCGCCATGGGCACTGCTGCGGACCTGACCCAGCTCAAAGCCGATGCGGTACTTTTGAATGGCCAGTTGCTGCAGTTGGTTGAGGCCCTGAAAACCAGCCGCCAGACCCGGCGCATCATCCGCCAGAATCTCTGGTGGGCCCTGGCCTACAATGTCTGTGCGCTGCCCCTGGCTGCCGCAGGCATGGTGCCACCCTGGCTGGCAGCGATCGGGATGTCCCTCAGTTCCCTGGTGGTGGTGTTAAATGCACTTCGGCTTGGCAAAGCGCCTGCACAACCGCATCAGGATAATCCCCCGGTTGGCGCACAGGCGCTGTCCTGA
- a CDS encoding DNA-J related domain-containing protein → MDSMTESQAPIKMSYPGAVNEDDCLEQQIQHLLVAVEHEIRSTPAGMNELSLIKALQGQPWELLGDVVFSEPEKLYPVHFLLFHVLYRLRDQLSEAGESLQISPLNIRIEKQSVVSGEGVPDSVDTLRQFYLDLSQYRLPEEAIQRMMNDFWAGAPGQAPAQGETREAAEILGFQAVPSDFPTVKKRFRRAVMNAHPDRGGKTETIQDLNQAFAVLKAHFRHNI, encoded by the coding sequence ATGGACTCCATGACCGAAAGCCAAGCCCCGATCAAAATGTCCTACCCTGGAGCGGTGAACGAAGATGACTGCCTGGAGCAGCAGATTCAACACCTGCTGGTGGCTGTTGAGCATGAAATCCGGTCAACACCGGCGGGCATGAATGAGCTGTCGCTGATCAAGGCGCTCCAGGGGCAACCGTGGGAGTTGCTTGGAGACGTTGTTTTCAGCGAACCCGAAAAACTCTACCCGGTTCATTTTCTGCTGTTCCACGTACTCTACCGTCTTCGGGACCAGTTGTCCGAGGCCGGCGAAAGCCTCCAGATATCGCCTCTCAATATACGCATCGAAAAGCAGAGTGTGGTCAGTGGCGAGGGCGTTCCGGACAGTGTCGACACGCTTCGTCAATTCTATCTGGATCTCTCCCAATACCGTCTGCCGGAGGAAGCGATCCAACGGATGATGAATGATTTCTGGGCCGGCGCGCCCGGGCAGGCACCGGCCCAGGGCGAAACACGGGAAGCAGCGGAAATACTGGGCTTCCAGGCTGTCCCTTCTGATTTCCCGACCGTCAAGAAGCGTTTCCGCCGGGCGGTTATGAACGCCCACCCGGATCGCGGAGGCAAGACCGAAACCATTCAGGATCTGAATCAGGCCTTTGCCGTACTCAAAGCACACTTCCGTCACAACATCTGA
- the ccoP gene encoding cytochrome-c oxidase, cbb3-type subunit III, with the protein MSTFWSIWISVITLGTVFGCWWLLWATRKSQTSDTETDRTMGHSFDGIEEYDNPLPKWWFYLFLATCVFALGYLALYPGLGSFKGLLGWTSTNQWEAEVAEAEEKYGPIYAQYGQTPVPELAENSDAMKIGQRLFANNCAVCHGSAARGQVGFPNLTDDDWLYGGTPEAILSTLHNGRMGAMPAMGTMPNMTSEQVDQVVNYVLSFSGREKDADAAKAGEQVFAQACVACHGADGKGNQAIGAPNLTDNTWLYGSTYEWIKETVVNGRQNMMPAQDRLLSGDQIQILAAYVYSLSN; encoded by the coding sequence ATGAGTACCTTCTGGAGTATCTGGATCAGCGTGATCACGCTGGGTACTGTGTTTGGCTGCTGGTGGCTGCTTTGGGCGACCCGCAAGAGCCAGACGAGCGATACCGAAACCGACCGCACCATGGGCCATTCCTTTGATGGCATTGAGGAATATGACAACCCACTCCCCAAGTGGTGGTTCTACCTGTTCCTCGCTACCTGTGTATTTGCGCTGGGATACCTCGCGCTCTATCCGGGTCTGGGTAGTTTCAAGGGCTTGCTGGGCTGGACGTCGACCAACCAATGGGAAGCCGAGGTTGCCGAGGCTGAAGAGAAGTACGGGCCGATTTACGCCCAGTACGGACAGACCCCGGTGCCCGAGTTGGCAGAAAACAGCGATGCCATGAAAATCGGCCAGCGACTGTTTGCCAACAATTGTGCGGTATGCCATGGCTCCGCCGCTCGCGGCCAGGTGGGCTTCCCCAACCTGACGGACGACGACTGGCTGTATGGTGGAACTCCCGAGGCCATCCTGAGTACGCTGCACAACGGTCGTATGGGCGCCATGCCTGCCATGGGAACGATGCCAAATATGACCAGCGAACAAGTTGACCAGGTGGTTAACTATGTTCTCAGTTTCAGTGGACGGGAAAAGGATGCCGACGCAGCCAAAGCCGGAGAGCAAGTGTTTGCCCAGGCTTGCGTTGCTTGCCACGGCGCAGACGGCAAGGGCAATCAGGCCATTGGCGCACCGAACCTGACAGACAACACCTGGCTCTACGGTTCTACCTATGAGTGGATCAAGGAGACTGTCGTGAACGGTCGTCAGAATATGATGCCCGCTCAGGATCGCCTGCTTTCGGGCGATCAGATTCAGATTCTCGCGGCTTACGTCTACAGCCTCTCGAACTGA
- the ccoS gene encoding cbb3-type cytochrome oxidase assembly protein CcoS, with product MKIVMFLVPVMLILVTLGVVLFSWAVKNGQYDDLEGPAHRILYDDDKDMIPDDARTDKTAKEASPPEQAVEVSEAGNPDEDKPQKG from the coding sequence GTGAAAATCGTAATGTTCCTCGTTCCGGTGATGCTCATCCTGGTAACTCTGGGTGTCGTGCTTTTTTCATGGGCGGTCAAGAACGGCCAGTACGATGACCTGGAAGGCCCGGCCCATCGGATACTTTACGATGACGATAAAGATATGATTCCGGACGACGCCCGCACTGACAAGACCGCGAAAGAGGCTTCTCCCCCAGAGCAAGCCGTTGAGGTCAGCGAGGCAGGCAATCCGGATGAGGATAAACCTCAAAAAGGATGA
- a CDS encoding CcoQ/FixQ family Cbb3-type cytochrome c oxidase assembly chaperone, which produces MDINELRGVHTLLVMAAFFGIVWWAYSAHRKKANDEAAHLPFDDDDVEKRTLEQEKAEKKQ; this is translated from the coding sequence ATGGATATCAATGAGTTACGCGGAGTTCACACACTTCTGGTGATGGCAGCCTTTTTCGGCATCGTGTGGTGGGCTTACAGCGCCCACCGCAAGAAAGCCAACGACGAGGCCGCACACTTGCCCTTCGATGATGACGACGTGGAAAAGCGTACGCTCGAACAGGAAAAAGCGGAGAAAAAACAATGA
- a CDS encoding TetR/AcrR family transcriptional regulator: MDTLQSSEEAAGKREQNRIRNRRAILLAARECFRERGYEKSTIRDIVRRTGLAAGTFYNYFSSKQDIFAALLTDFLTNLNNNLTRHRRAADTTEDFIHYAYMALFTATARDPLVYELAHRNDRALRELFGSDILGLTMLSLEDDVREAMARGLLPQIDHEYLCAAFFGVAYETSLTLARRAHRNPDSAEAEALTATRFSTALFMGGLPRLAALP; this comes from the coding sequence ATGGATACGTTGCAATCGAGTGAAGAAGCCGCTGGTAAACGGGAACAGAACCGCATCCGGAACCGGAGGGCTATTCTGCTCGCGGCGAGGGAATGTTTTCGCGAGCGGGGATATGAAAAATCGACCATCCGCGACATCGTCCGCCGCACCGGTCTTGCCGCCGGTACCTTCTACAATTATTTCTCCAGCAAGCAGGACATCTTCGCCGCCCTGCTCACTGACTTCCTGACCAACCTGAATAACAACCTCACGCGCCATCGGCGCGCTGCGGACACCACAGAAGATTTTATCCACTACGCCTACATGGCTTTATTCACTGCGACCGCCCGGGATCCACTGGTTTACGAGCTCGCGCACCGAAATGATCGAGCGCTACGGGAGCTGTTTGGTTCGGATATTCTCGGTCTGACCATGCTGTCCCTGGAAGACGATGTTCGCGAGGCGATGGCGCGGGGACTGCTTCCGCAGATCGATCATGAATACCTGTGTGCCGCTTTTTTCGGCGTCGCCTATGAGACCAGCCTGACGCTTGCCAGGCGGGCCCACAGGAACCCGGATTCAGCGGAAGCTGAAGCGTTGACCGCAACCCGATTCTCGACCGCCCTGTTCATGGGCGGGCTTCCGCGGCTGGCTGCACTTCCCTGA
- the ttcA gene encoding tRNA 2-thiocytidine(32) synthetase TtcA, giving the protein MSEAMIASAEQSLNSERERRQKLELNKLQKRLRREVGQAIADFSMIEAGDKVMCCLSGGKDSYAMLDILLNLQKSAPVSFELIAVNLDQKQPGFPEEVLPEYLSSMGIEYHIIEKDTYSIVKEKVPEGKTTCGLCSRLRRGILYNFAEEHGVTKIALGHHRDDLLETLFLNMFYGGKLKSMPPVLHSDDGRNTVIRPLAYSREKDIARYAGLREFPIIPCNLCGSQENLQRQVIKDMFQSWDKQHPGRLETMFRAMCNVEPSHLADTNLYDFKEGKRLGGKRQAVQTAEPETTTDFGRLDVLNI; this is encoded by the coding sequence ATGTCCGAAGCAATGATCGCCAGTGCCGAACAATCCCTCAACTCAGAGCGGGAGCGCCGCCAGAAGCTGGAGTTGAACAAGCTGCAGAAACGTCTGCGCCGCGAAGTCGGGCAGGCGATTGCCGATTTTTCGATGATTGAGGCCGGTGACAAAGTCATGTGCTGCCTCAGCGGCGGAAAAGACTCTTACGCCATGCTCGATATCCTGCTTAACCTGCAGAAGAGCGCGCCTGTCTCGTTCGAGCTGATTGCCGTCAACCTTGACCAGAAACAGCCCGGTTTCCCGGAAGAGGTGTTGCCCGAATACCTGTCCTCCATGGGTATCGAGTACCACATCATCGAAAAGGACACTTACAGTATTGTTAAGGAAAAAGTCCCCGAAGGGAAGACTACCTGCGGTCTGTGTAGCCGGCTACGTCGCGGAATTCTCTATAATTTCGCCGAAGAGCACGGAGTAACCAAGATCGCGCTCGGTCACCATAGGGACGATCTGCTGGAAACCCTGTTCCTGAACATGTTCTATGGCGGCAAACTGAAATCCATGCCGCCAGTTCTGCACAGTGATGATGGCCGCAATACCGTTATCCGGCCGCTGGCTTACAGCCGCGAAAAGGATATCGCCCGCTACGCCGGTCTGAGAGAGTTTCCCATTATTCCCTGCAACCTGTGTGGTTCACAGGAGAACTTGCAGCGCCAGGTTATCAAGGACATGTTCCAGAGCTGGGACAAGCAGCACCCCGGCCGGTTGGAGACCATGTTCCGGGCCATGTGCAATGTGGAGCCGTCGCACCTGGCTGATACCAATCTCTACGATTTCAAGGAAGGCAAGCGCCTGGGTGGCAAGCGCCAGGCCGTGCAGACGGCTGAACCCGAGACCACAACTGACTTCGGTCGCCTGGATGTCCTGAATATCTAG